ACAGTTGTCCTTATCAATTTTTTTATCAAAGTATTTGTTATAAATTTCAATAATATAACTATTTGAACTCTTAATACTTTCTATTATATGTGATAAAAAATCACAACAATCTTCTCTGTCAATATTCAACTCATTTTTATCAACTTTACTAATAATATTAGAATTTATAGGTTCTTTTAAGTACCAAAAAGAAGGAGTTTCCCTAACTATGTCAAATGAATCAATTACTTTGAAATTAAAATTTATACAGAGAAAAATAATAGACCTTAGAAAACGGTGAAAAAACCAAGGATAGCCTTTTGTAATTTTAAATATTTTATTTTTAATATTTTGTAATTCCTTATCTGAGCAAGCTAACTTCTGCTTGACGTAATTATCAATAAAATAATTTGCTTCATTAAGTGTAAAATTCGCCATATTTATGATAGGATAATTTGGCTCAAAAAAACTCTTATTATATTGATAATCAATTCCACGTTCAAAATTAAACTGTCTAGAAGTTATTATGATTTTTAAATTATCTGTAAAATCAGAGTATAATGCGTTTTTTTCCTTTATTTTATTAATTTCCTTATTAAAAGCATTTAGGAAGTTAATTTTATTTGTGTTATATAATTGATCTACACCTTTTATCAATCTGTAAAAATCTTGCATTTTTATAGATATTAATAATTTTTCTTCAAAATGAAAAATGTAATCATTTTTGCGACTAATCTTATCTAGTAACTCATGTAAATATTTGCTAATTACAAAGAAAAAACCTTCTTTATTATATTTATTTATACTACTTAGGATTTCTTCTATATTTATATCTTTATAAATTTCATCAGGAATATTAATTTTTTCGTATATGCGATCGAGTTCCTCAAGAACTTTTCTTAAAACAATATCTGTACAATTTGCAAATAGATAATTATTATCATTATATGGGAAACTTGATTCAAGTACACTAATAGATGTACCTTCTAACCTATTAAATACAGCTTTAAAATCTTTCTTCGTAATTTCAATAGGTATATAATCTGAATGCATCTTTAGAAAATCAGAAATTGTCTTTCTTGCCAACCAGGTTTTACCAGTTTTTTGTGATCCAACGAATACAATTATATTATTCTTTCCGTCATTTATATTAAATTTATCAATTATATTCTTATAATTTGCTTTTAAACTTTCATATCTGTTTATGAAAAGTAGACTTTCTGGAAAATATTTTTTATTAATAATAGATAATTTATCTAAAACTGAATAATGCTCCTCAATTTGAAATTCAAGTGGTAGCTGTTTTATTTTTTCCTTATTTGAGTTCTTTATTTTATTTATAAATTCATTATCATATAGTTCATCCTCTTGATTAAGTGGGATTTCACTTAGTACTGATTTAATATCATTAATGAAAATCTCAAATTTATCATTTTCTTTCAAATTCCTTTTAAATACAAAAGGCAGATTTTTAAAAAAAAGGAAGTGTTTATCTTCTAATTCGTCCTTGAATGATTTTGAAATATACGGTAATAGAATTGCATATAACTTCTTATTTGCTTTTACATGCCCCTTACCAGCAAGGAAACCCTCTATCTTTTCTTGGTAAGGACCGATACCATTCTTGCCAAATATAAAACATATAATCTTGGATTCATTTATTCGGTCTTTAATTTGACTATTAATTTCATCTTTCCAATTCAAATCTTTATCAATGAAAACTTTAATCCCAGCATTTTTAAACTTATTATAAATTTGAAATGCAGATTTTTTTTGGATTGAATTATATCCTACGAAAACATCACATTCTAATTTATTTAAATCTTGGTTTTTTTTATTTGACATTTCATTCAAATTTCATTCATTATTATGTCTAATTTCAATTGCTTCCTCCACCCAATCCTCAATATTTTTACTAATATTGTTATAAACATTTTTACTTAGCTTATATGGAGGATCGTATAGTTTGACAACTTTAGCAAATGATTTTTTCTTGCCATCAACCTCTATACTAAAATCTTCAAATGGATTTTTACCTTTATTAGACTGATTTTCGCTTATATCTTTCAAGTTGTGAATGCAAATACCAACCACTCCTTTCCCATCCTTCCAAGCTTTTCTTATTTCATACTTAATCCATTTTCTTCCAGTAGTTTTTTCACCAACTAATACCACACAGCATGATTTCTCATATATATTATCATCAATCCATTTTTGAATTGCTTTATCTCCTCCTTTTTTAACTTCTTCCCACTTATTATCTGATACGGCTTTATTGCCTTCAATAACACCAATGTTCCTAACCTGTGATGCTCGCCAATTATCAGGTTTGTAATGAAAACTAAAAAAAACTTTTCTCGCCATTTTAAATATAAATTAAAAAGAAATAAGCAATAACCACAAGTAATATCAATGAGATATAAAGCAGGTTAAGTGTTTTTGAAAAAATTGAACAAAACCAGGTTTTTTTCCCACTAACAAAAGAAGAAGTATTCATACTGTAATCAATCTTCTCTTCTTTTTTTATCCTAACTTCATCATATAACGAACGATACAATCTTTCCTGATACAAAAAGAAACCATCCAATGTCCAGAAAATTAATATTGGAATTATAGTTACTATTAAGAGTTCAGATTTATCCTCTTTTGCAGCAAGAGCAACTAATGCAGCTACAAGTGTAATACACCAACCTTTGATTAAAAAAGAACATCGAGCCATCCTATTAATAACACCTTGAATAAATTCGAGATGCTTTCTTTTATTTTCCATAATATGAAAATTAATTAAGTAGTTTTTTTAAGTTTTCCCAATTCCAACTATAAAGTCGTCCAGCATTTGGCACTGGAATGTAATTCCCATCTTTATAACCTATAATCTGAATAATCTTTATATCTTCTTCTCTTATTATTTTTACTTCTTTTAAAACTCCGGATGCTTTGTAAGTTTTAGGTCCAAACATTACAATTACTATTTCAGACCTTTTAATACTTTGTCATTATCAAAGTCAAAACTTATAAATACTCTTTTTTTAACCATGATATTTTTTTTAATTAATCAAAAGTATATAATTTTCTGTAATTTTCAGTTTATTTTTATTTTATTTTATTTTTTAGGTAGCAAGCAGGTTTGCAAATTTTGTTATGTGTTGGCTTGTGTAATT
The sequence above is drawn from the Bacteroidales bacterium genome and encodes:
- a CDS encoding TIR domain-containing protein, whose translation is MARKVFFSFHYKPDNWRASQVRNIGVIEGNKAVSDNKWEEVKKGGDKAIQKWIDDNIYEKSCCVVLVGEKTTGRKWIKYEIRKAWKDGKGVVGICIHNLKDISENQSNKGKNPFEDFSIEVDGKKKSFAKVVKLYDPPYKLSKNVYNNISKNIEDWVEEAIEIRHNNE
- a CDS encoding TIR domain-containing protein, whose product is MSNKKNQDLNKLECDVFVGYNSIQKKSAFQIYNKFKNAGIKVFIDKDLNWKDEINSQIKDRINESKIICFIFGKNGIGPYQEKIEGFLAGKGHVKANKKLYAILLPYISKSFKDELEDKHFLFFKNLPFVFKRNLKENDKFEIFINDIKSVLSEIPLNQEDELYDNEFINKIKNSNKEKIKQLPLEFQIEEHYSVLDKLSIINKKYFPESLLFINRYESLKANYKNIIDKFNINDGKNNIIVFVGSQKTGKTWLARKTISDFLKMHSDYIPIEITKKDFKAVFNRLEGTSISVLESSFPYNDNNYLFANCTDIVLRKVLEELDRIYEKINIPDEIYKDINIEEILSSINKYNKEGFFFVISKYLHELLDKISRKNDYIFHFEEKLLISIKMQDFYRLIKGVDQLYNTNKINFLNAFNKEINKIKEKNALYSDFTDNLKIIITSRQFNFERGIDYQYNKSFFEPNYPIINMANFTLNEANYFIDNYVKQKLACSDKELQNIKNKIFKITKGYPWFFHRFLRSIIFLCINFNFKVIDSFDIVRETPSFWYLKEPINSNIISKVDKNELNIDREDCCDFLSHIIESIKSSNSYIIEIYNKYFDKKIDKDNCPPEEWEQASELIRLGLINEKEFRHNGIFNPNNEIINKYFNPKKLEVFRDRFIELKF